In Electrophorus electricus isolate fEleEle1 chromosome 10, fEleEle1.pri, whole genome shotgun sequence, the genomic window ACAGGAAAAGGACATAGGAAGGGAGACGAGTGTGCCGTTTATTCTTGGTTAGGTACTGGGAATGACTCCCTACTTAGGCTTAACCAGGAGAAaaagtgaacataaacacaaacagcatcaaCCCACAGACTGCCCCACAACAAGACCTGCAATTAGCACACAATTTACAGGCATTTATAGTTGACAACCTCATCCGAACAGAGAAACCCTAAGCAGGCAGAGTCATGCGCACAAAGTCCATGAATGATAAACAACAACGGCCTCCTTCCCTGCTTTGGAAGGAAGTGAAAATTGGGAACGAGCCAATCACGAACGGATGGTGTTTTCAATCAACCAGGGACTGTCATGGAATACTGCCCCGccagtcacgtggtatggcccgccgtgttatttgtaaccacgcccccttgattgcacacacctgcaccgggttTAGTGTATGTTCGtcagtgtatataaaccccttcTAGTGTGTGCaacgttgttggtcattgtttatggAGATGTTGCTGCAGTGGTCGTTTGTGTAGTTAAAATCAATGCATAATCTTTGTTAGTGTTAAGcgtgtgttcatgttcttctttgctgttgtgtgtgaatgccaCTGTTGTCTACGTCCTAACGTAATAAatacggcactcgggccaccgtgTCAGGAACAGCAAACATAATGACCGAGTGACGTCGGGAACAGAGTGGCCCACCGAATAATCTCAACTGGGGAcataaagtttaaaatataaaaataaaccgATTTTCAGTATATGTTTCATAATGGTATAGATTACTATATATCCATTGAATAATCCCTTTCTTTGGTAGAGCTACTGTGGATGTAACCAATAGGCTATTATACATTTTAGTCAATTGTAAATTATAagcaaacatatatatatataatgtatgtgtgttttttttcctaccaAGCCAAATATGGAAGAGGCCACTGGAAACATGACACAATAAAATGTAGAACAAGACAAGATACAATCTGCCAGTCAACTCTGCCTAACCTATGGGGACATGTATAGAGTGGGTGTATCTAATAAACTGGCAACTCGGTGAAACGTTTCAGTGGAATTTGTCATGTCTGTAAAATACTTATAATTGGCCCTAAATTTGTATTTTCTCAGAGAGGAGTCTTCTGGTGAGGTTTTCTCATCTCCATCTGAACTTTAGTAACAGAGTTTGAGGCACTCCACCCATAAAGGCTGCAGTCATGGCGGATTGCCAGCTACCTGCTGGGTAAGATTTCAGTACTTCTCTATTTAATAGACTTTAGAGATTCAAAATCtttgagaacatttttttttagcaattcTTGAGTGATAAACTCTAAATCACCCAGCCAAAACATATTAACCactgacatgttttatttaaaaatcaaatgtttaCACCCACTGTGACTGATCTAATTCAGATTTTCCATTAACTGAAATGTGAGCCACTGATTTCAAGACGTAATAGTTCAGCAGAGATGATCAAAAGTTATTTCTTTTGCTTATACACAAAAATGTCATGTCATTGAAGCCACATGGTATATAAACACACCTTAAAAAGATGCATGGTAACTTCATGTTCATCTTTCATTTGTTATGCAGGAATGAAGAATTAAGCAGTTCAAGGGCAACACAactgtgtgaaattaaaatgagGAGTAGATCAGTAGAAGGACATTTCACAAGATATTTTCTAAATAAGTCCACTGTAATCAATGAAGAAGGTCTGAAAAGAGAGACGTTTGGAGTGAGACGCCCAGGCAAACCTCATAAAATCATATTACTGGTTGgagaaacaggaacagggaAGTCCACCCTCATCAATGCCATGGTCAACCACATGCTGGGTGTCAGATGTAATGACAGAATGTGGTGTGAGATCACAGAGacgaaagaaaaacaaaccgaTTCTCAGACAACGGCAGtcactgtgtatgatgtgtttGCTGATCAGAGTccgttctctctcactgtcattGACACTCCTGGATACGGAAGCACAGCAGGGATCGAGGAAGATTTAAAAGTTGCTGAAACTTTACACAAGTTATTTGGGATAAGCGATGGAGTTCAGAAAATGGATGCAGTGGGTCTTGTTGTGTCATCAAAATCCAGTCGCCTTACGGATAGACAACTCTATATTTTTGATGCTGTTCTCTCCCTGTTTGCTAAGGATGTGGAGCAAAACATTGCTGTACTCATCACAAGTGTCACAAACAAGCCTACAAATGTCATTCAGGCcattaaaacatctaaaatcaAATGTGCTGAAACTAATGGTGGTAAGCTTGTATATTTCTGCTTTGACAACTGTCATTGTGAAGGCTTTAATGCAGAATATGAGGATGAGAtggatgaagaagaagaagcagatgAATTtcagaaatatgaaaaaatatggcgtaaaaatgagaaaaacatgaataacTTTTTTGCTTTCCTGAATCAAACACAAACTATAGACCTGGTTTTGACTGAGAGTGTTCTGAAACAACGCAAGCAACTGACAGCCTCCATTTCCAACCTGAAGGATCGAATCAACGAGAAAGAACTGAAAACAAATGAGCTTGAGCAGACCAAGTTGTCTTTGACACTACACAAAGAAAAACTGGACATGAAAAACTTTGTATATGAAGTTGATGAGccctacaaaataaaagtccctatAAACTCTGGGCAGTGGCACATGAGTAAAGAGGCGActtgctgcactgtgtgtgaggagaactGTCATTACCCAGGATGCTGGTGGGTCAGCGATCTCTCCTGGTGCAGCGTCATGAAGAAGGGCAAATGTACAGTGTGCACTGGAAAGTGTGACTACAGTTTTCATATTAAGGAGGCAAAAATCTATAAGTTAAAGACCAGGAAGGTGAAGAGGACTCACGAACatctgaaaatgaaatttgacACGGAGTTCATAGACATACAGAGTTTAATCTACAAACTTGAGGAAAAAATCAAACAAGTGGAAGCAGAGAAGAGCAGGCTGGTGGAGGAGTGTTATCAGTGTGTGCTTACACTGGAGGCGATAGCGCTAACCGCCTCCGCTGTCTCCACCCTGAAGCATCTGGACTTCCTGATCGAGAAGGTGAAGGAAATGGGTCAAATGGAGCGAGTGCAGAAACTCGAGGAGatacagagaagaggagaggaggaaaacaGAGGAATGTTGGGAAGCATAATAAAATGTTGGCATTCATAGAGAAGAGGGCCTGACCGATGCTGTGAGGCTAATGCACAGGAGCAGACCTTCACGGTGCCTAGAGGTCTCTAAAGCTAATTTACTGGAATGCAGGAATAAAATTCAGTTTcaacattttatatacaaatatctAGTTTCAAGTGTTTATTTGTAAGTAACTAACCAgtaataatgttatatattaatattaattaatatattaatatataattaattaatatataatgttgCATATTAACTTTACCTAATCTTAAATActaataaatgttacatattaaTGTTACCTAATCttaaatccaaataaataaCCTTTTACTATTACTGAATATTCATATTACTGATCATAAAGCCACTGCACATGCCAGTTCCAGTCCTGAAGtggacacaaaaacaaactgattGACAGGAACTGCAACCACTGAGAATCtcagtttgtgtctgtgatggGTACCAAGTGAATAGTTTTCACAAACGTGTCTCTTATATTGGGTGGTATCCTGCCATGAGATGATGGAACCTATTTAAAATGAACTTCAGCAATGAATTGAGGCTTGGAGTTATCAAAGGATGAAATGGAGTTGAAGATAAACTCTGAGAACCTCGACACAGAACCAAGGCGGTGGGATGGGGGTAGAGCAGAAACGGCTTTCTTCAGCGAGAAGTTTTGCGTGTCGAGAGTCTGGACCCAAGATGATGAGAAAGATAGCCCCACCTCTTACAAAATGTGGGATATTTTCAGAGAAATTGTACTGCACACTGTACTGCAAGGCTTAGAATGATGCTCTCGACGTTTGCATTCAGAATAATCATGGATAATGATATTTGGTTTCTCCACTTCAACAGAGATGCTAAAATACTCCTTTCAAACAAATATTAGAATCAAGATTCTTGAAACACAAAAGGACTTTTGATGTAGCCTTGTTTTTGACTTACTTCCGCTCCTATAATCCTCGCTGTGctgaaatgtttgtaaaatgtttgtaaaatgtctCAATGTTTTCTCAATGATTTGAAGTTATAATCACATCCATAACCAGCTAACAGTATACTGAGGTCTGTGTCTGTCGCTAGGTGATAGAATGTTCTAGATTTTGTGTGTTACTGaatatgaaaaaatacaaaatgcatgaTTTAGTAGCAATATTTGTGTACACTATggaatatatatgtaaatgtgcatgtgcttgtattACTAGTATAAAGGCATAAACCTATATAAGATGTATTATTCATGATGGACCAAATTAGGCTCAATTGTTATTGATCATTCATATATTGGCTAAATATATTTGCTATAGaaagattgtgtttttaaatgttactcacaaaacacacagaagactTTTTGTGGACTGTCTAACTGACCATTCATTCCAACTGTATATTCTTGCTGAActaatttcaaattaaatgtttaaaaaaaaaaaccttcaactGCTGCCTTGTGTCCTCGATTTCGCACACAGCAGCGGATGGATGCTTGGCAAAACCACACACGTTAACCCAACAAAACTCCGCAGGTGACGGCCTGAGGATGCACAGACATTAGACACGACGAAACACGTATAAACAATAAACGACAAAGTAActcacatgtaaacaaaccagTGCAATGTGGTACAAACGCTCAACGACAACAGACGCACGGCCACGCGCACACTAACGTAAGCACCTACAACGACGGACGACGCGCGCTCGTGACGGTTTTTTACCGCGCACGTTAACGCCACGTGCAGCAAGGGGCAGGTACGTTGAACGACAACGACAGcaagggggcgtggttacaaacacggAGGCGGGCGCGGAGAACGCGGGTAACAAAGACGACGGGCCGCACCACGTGATGTGTGGGCGATACACCCAGCATCAAACCCACTGCAGCTGATCTTTACTGCATGAGGCATTTTTCTATGGCACAACATATTAATTAGTAAAGAATAACGGATCAGTTAATTATCAGGTACAGACTTAGAGATTTGGTTTTGTGAGAATGTAAAGGAATATGCTTCTCAAGTAGTTTATCTTCAACTGTTTATGATCAGTTCATTATGAAGAAAGAGCTAAGATATTATTTCATGAATAACTCtgaattactattattaattaGTTCATGATTTGCCCCTTATGAATAAAATGGCGCCATCATTTTGTTGCATGTTTCTGCACCTGCTCGTCTCTTCTTCCCGCTGTTTCATGTACAGATGCTTGTTTCTCCTTCTAGTTGTTCTGCTATCCCTTTCTTTCTGGTGTTTCTAGCTATCACTCTTCATTTCTGCTCAGCCTCAGTCATCCTGTTAGAGTGGGCCAGCTGAATCTGGAGGCAGGACAGtgcctttaaaacaatatttagaTCAGGAGACAATGTCCAACCGGGGCTATGAGATGAGGGTGTTGTGACGTTGGAGCCAGGGGATCTAAAATGATCATATAGTCAGTAGAGTCAATATCAAAGAACTAGATTAGTTCAGAATGAAGTGCGCAAAGAACTGACCCCTTGTCCAACTTGTTTTCTATCCAGTGCTGACAGTTTCATGTGGGTACTCAGGGTATCGATGCCAAGTTGTTGTACCAGGCACACATGACCTTAGTTCCCCTCAGCACTGGAGTCAAACCTGGCATTACAACAGTACAAAATAACATGAATCGCAAAAGACTCGGACGCTGAGCCCTTGGTGGAGCGGCTCACCACATTAGCGCATGGAATACACATTGGGTTGTCCAAGAGTTGGAGCATGACAGCCTGTAGGCCTGACACTGCATTCATACAGGACATGGCCAAGATTGTCGTCATAAAGGCATAAGCCGTTGTGTAGCCTGTGACATCTTCTCTTACAGGGCAGACAAGATGAATTGCAGATCATAGCTTTAGGCGTGTTGTCAGACCTAGATTCTGCGTGATCTCGGGTGCTTATACGTTGCCTGTGTGGCTCCCTTTTTCTGGGAACATAACAGGTGATGGAGGCGAATAGTGAGGACGATTATCTATTCTAGATCCAGGTCATCATCTCTGCACAGCAACTCGAGAAGTAAGTTGCTGTGTGAGTCATTACAGTACGCAACCAGCAAGGAAGATTCGTTCCAGCCGCTTCCGGCAGCCACTGCGGAACTCCACGGCATAGTCAGATACTGAGCAATTTGGCCAACAACTTCCCATTGGATTGTCCCTCATAAGGATgatcaaataaattaaacaattatttctTGAAATGTCCATAAGTTTGTAACTATTGCTAAATGGCTATAGTAAATAATGCCTTCCCAGTTAAGCAAGAGACTTCAAAGAAATTGAGCCTTGACAGAACTAGAAGGAGagttattaaaaaatacaacaagCATTGTGGCAAGAAACACTTGCAATCGTTTGATCTCCCATCAAAGTTAAACTCAGGCTTGCTTACCAGGAAGAGGGCTTCAGGCTGGCTCAAAGAAGGAGGGGATACCTGAGGTTTTGGGGTAAAATCTTGCTGATGCTTGGACTGTAGGAGGGCAGACAACTCCTACTCACTATTGGCATGGTGGTCGATTTGTGACAGATTGAGTAAAACCCTGAAACCTTTGCTGGTGTTGCCCAATGGTCTTCTCTAACTTGGGACCTCAGAGTTGAGAGTCTCAATATCTGCCATCAGCATGGTAGCAAAGTATTCTGTCACACAGCAGATGGTAATCAGACAATACACATTCAAAAAACAATGCAGGTTTATAAACAGAAGGGAGATCCATAGTCATAGTCATAATATAAAAAGAGGTTAATTTCAGAACAGATAAAAACAGTAGAATTAGGATACGAAAAGGGGCAAATGAGAAAGCAGTTCAAAGTGTTGGTAAATCAGAATCAGTCAGAATATGCAAATTGACTAGAGCAGAGTATAACTGAGATGGATTCCAGAGTCCAAAACAGATGGGGAACCAGATAAAACAGACAATGGAAAACATGGCAACACTgcaatgaatgaaaataatttaaaaaacaaagcgTTCCAAGAACTCTGGGTGTCCTTGAGATctggaaaaaacaaacttaGTGCTTCGTAGACAGCACATTTAAGGTTGAGACATAAACTTGCTGAGTTTTGGtgaatttacttttttgttgcaGCTGATTATTTACCCTTTTGTTCCACCATTATTCGACAGATGTTAGATTATATTACCAGTAGGTCTAGTGAAGTTGTGGAAAAACATGACTTatggtttttattgttgtaGGACTATATTTCAAAGTTTACTTATCTGCAGTGAACAATTAATAAAGTACTATTAATGGActttcagaaataaatgttttaagtaaTTTCACAACACACTATATAATACAATCATTCTGTCAGTGTAACGTTTTGTCCTATtatgtatcatttatttatatatttgtattttttatttatgtatcaCCCACCAGAGGGATTCAGTAATCCAGTATAGGTATTAGCCTgcaattaaaattacatttcctACTTCGAAATTTCATATTGGTCTTTGACGTAGGCTAGCTTCTTGCTTTTGGTCTATACGTTTACAGGGTAAATTACACTAAACTACACATCCAATACGCTGTGTATGtagatttaaaaacacacaaaatcaaaccaaacaaacacactttacTAAATATCACTGTCGTTCGAACTCGAACATCTCAAAAGGCTACAACTCAGTGGGCGAAGACCACTACGACAAATACGACCAAACCATTGTGTCCCACTGCTATTGCCGTAGCACGATGAGGTCAAAGAGTCTTCTTTAACTATCATGGCTGCCTGGTAGATAAACAACTCAAATACAGCCAAAGAAATTACCGAGCTGGCAATTTggagagactttttttttttcttggatttTGGCAATTTGTAATATAACACGAGTGCTCATCCATAAAGTAAGTATTTGTGCCCATATAACCTTATTCTGGTTATTAGGAACACACACGTGGGTTCTGCATGCTGGCTAACTGTAGTAAGTAGCTAAGCTAGGTTAGGGAGCTGGCTGAGTCCTGCTCGGAACACTTTAACTACCTCGGATAAACGTTTCATCTAGAAAGAAAATCACACCCGGCTGGGCTGTAGCCGCCGTAACCTACATAACTTAAGGAAATTATATACGATCCCTTGGCTACAGTGACTTAATGTGGCACTGGGCagcaaactagctagctaactaactcaTGACGGTGACAGGACAAAGATAAACAGATATTAAAAGAATACAAAAGGTATGATATGAAATAGCAGTAAAAGTTAATGAGCACATGTCTGTGTAGCTCATTGGAACGCTTGTGATGACGTTACGTGTGAGTGAACAGAACATGCCGTCGGACTGTGACGTCATCGATGACATCGAGGATATGGTGACTCCCCACGAGCCCACCCCCCACGAGCGCCAGTTTTCTAGGAAGAGCGTCGTTCCTCGAGCACGTAGGAGGAAGGCGCTTCCATTGCCTGAGGAACTGCAGGCAGACAGGTGAGACACCTGAGGGCCTAAAAGAGACGCTCCCTTTCAGGCGCTTTTAAAACTAAAAGGCACCTAAAACGTTATTTAGAAAACCTGGACACGTGAGCTACAGCCGTTCCTGCAGTATAAGATACTCAGATGTGTTCTTCAGTTCTGAGCATGACCTACTGTAGAATAATGGACAGGATCTTTATCAGGGAtccactgccacacacatgcatttaccTAACCTCAAAATAGACCAGCCTGTGACGAGCGCTCTAGACCAGTCTGAGGGCAACCAGCCTGTGACGAGCGCTCTAGACCAGCCTGTGGGGAACGAGCCTGGGGGGAACGCTCTAGACCAGCCGGGGGGATGCTCTAGACCAGCCAGGGACGAACAGGTCTGGGGGGGATGCTCTAGACCAGCTGGGGGAGGCTCTAGACCAGCCTGGGGCGAACAAGCCTGGGGGGAACACTCTAGACCAGCCCGGGGGGGAACGCTCTAGACCAGCCCAGGGGGGGAGACGCTCTAGACCAGCCTGGGGCGAACAAGCCTGAGGGGAACACTCTAGACCAGCCCGGGGGGGAACGCTCTAGACCAGCCCAGGGGGGGAGACGCTCTAGACCAGCCTGGGGCGAACAAGCCTGGGGGGGGAGTGCTCTAGACCAGCCTGGGGGGGATTATATAAGAGACTTTGTACTGATGTAAAGCCAGAGAATGCTCTACTCTTGGGCCTGGACTGAAAATTCTTTCTTCATTGATTTATTAAAAGACGAAGGAAGTGTTGGGATATACTACAAGTGTTGATATCTGTGGTCTTCAGGGTTGCTGGAATGATGCTGGTGGATCTGGAATAGTTTGTACTGTGAGGAGGTGGAACACTTGGGAGTAGAGGAGGAGGGTCTCTTAAAACAGTGGGGATGGGGTGGAGGAACACACGCGGATTTCTGATAAAGCAGAAATAACCTCCAGAcgatagacagacaaacacccCCTTTGTGAATCCTAAACAACATCTGGTGCTGGTTCTGTTTTAGCCTGTTAACATGCTGTCCCCATCAGAATGCGTTTTGTCAAAGGTCTGGGGAATCTCAaaaatgtcttttgtctttatttaagaaattatttaagaAATGGTCATCATACATGGTGGGTGCAAATGAGACACCTGCAAACTGACATTTTTCTAAAATTGACTTGTGAAAGTTTTATGTAAATCAGTTTCTTAAAGGTATCTAGGAGGTGTGCAGTCTCTTTCATAGAGGGCAAGtactgccatctactggccGTAGAGCCACATAGACTGCTTGGCTGATCTGAGATCATCTGGGATCCActgacattttacaaaaatatagcTAAGCTTTTTCTTCATCTGTTACATGAATGCAGATTAAGACAAACTAGATCTGAGTAAAGATGATCTCATAGAGCAGAGAGCTTTTCAGGCTTGGGTTTTGAAGCTTTGAGCTTATGTCGTAGgataaaattataataacatttaaaatgttataaattatAGTACGTTTAAagttataatacatttaaactGAAGGCTATACCCTCAGCTATACTGTTCCATTAGTGCAGGTTTCTTGCAGTCTGGCATAGGTTTTGTGTTCAATCCAGTGTGTTAGCTGGCTTTAGGTCttacagttcagttcagttgtaTTGTCATTCACACTATGTAAGCACATGTGTAAACAAAAAGAGGACTTGTGGGTGCTGTGTCTTTAGCAGTGTGCTGACTGGTTTAATTGTTGATTGTGGGTGCTGTGTCTTTAGCAGTGTGCTGACTGGTTTAATTGTTGATTGTGGGTGCTGTGTCTTTAGCAGTGTGCTGACTGGTTTAATTGTTGATTGTGGGTGCTGTGTCTTTAGCAGTGTGCTGACTGGTTTAATTGTTGATTGTGGGTGCTGTGTCTTTAGCAGTGTCCTGACTGGTTTAATTGTTGATTGTGGGTGCTGTGTCTTTAGCAGTGTGCTGACTGGTTTAATTGTTGATTGTGGGTGCTGTGTCTTTAGCAGTGTGCTGACTGGTTTAATTGTTGATTGTGGGTGCTGTGTCTTTAGCAGTGTGCTGACTGGTTTAATTGTTGATTGTGGGTGCTGTGTCTTTAGCAGTGTGCTGACTGGTTTAATTGTTGATTGTGGGTGCTGTGTCTTTAGCAGTGTGCTGACTGGTTTAATTGTTGATTGTGGGTGCTGTGTCTTTAGCAGTGTGCTGACTGGTTTAATTGTTGATTGTGGGTGCTGTGTCTTTAGCAGTGTGCTGACTGGTTTAATTGTTGATTGTGGGTGCTGTGTCTTTAGCAGTGTGCTGACTGGTTTAATTGTTGATTGTGGGTGCTGTGTCTTTAGCAGTGTGCTGACTGGTTTAATTGTTGATTGTGGGTGCTGTGTCTTTCGCAGTGTGATCCCGGGCACTCAGAAGGTGTGGGTGAAGACATGGGGCTGCTCACACAACAACTCGGACGGAGAATACATGGCAGGCCAGCTAGCTGCAAGCGGATACAAGATGTCaggtacttgtgtgtgtatacacacacacacacacacacacatatatacacacacacaggcacgcacacatttTTGAGTCCTTTTCAACTGCTTGATGTTTGCTTGCACGTTTGTATTGCTGATCAGATAGAAACACACTCGTCGGAAGAATTTAACAATTTATTTGGGGTTTTATGGGTTTATCTTTTCAACAGTTTGAGAATTGTTTCGTattcataaaatgtattaactTGAACTGACAGTTCTttactgtgtaaaatattgATTATTTGCAATATTGAAAGttctgcacctttttttttttttaaatgtactttaatGATATGATGTTTATGggtcaaaatttatttatattcatttagaACATCCTGAGTTGGCTCATAAAAAAATCAGGGGAATCTTTCTTACCGTTTCTTGGGGGCGTTTGCCAAATGTATAGAgccaccactagagggcagtgtagCTACACTTATcaaagttggggggggggggagagaataATTGCCACCAGGTGGAGTGGCTGTCTGAACTCCAGCACTCAGTGTTGGTCAGATCTGCTTTCTCACCTCTTGTTTGGCCCGTCTAACACAACCAGAGTCTGTTTGAATATAAAGCAGGATTGGATCCCGCCATGTGTATTTTGAGTAGGCGGAGGCGAGGACAAAAATAACATGCACAAGTGAACTTTACGGAGTAACGGAACCGCCCCTCGAGCACGATGAAGTGCTCAGTGCTGGTGTTCGATTTCACCAGAGTCTCCGCTGGGCTTATTTTAGTGCGATTTCCAGATctttgtgtctgcctctctctctcttgtctgtctgtctgtctccttcccTCACGGTTATCCTGCTCCCAGCAGGAGTCAGGCAGTACCCCGCATGCTCCTTCCTTCTGCCGGAGCCCCGGGGCCCCCACGGAGGCGGCAAAGGCTCTCCggcgctcacacacatctgGCAGTCATCAGCCCAGCCCCGCGAGACCGAGCCGAGCCGGGCCGGGCCGAGGAGCTGCACGGGGTCACGGGGTCGCCCGGCTGACTGCGCGCCCGTGCGCCAGAGTGGCTAAAAACGGCAGGCTGCCAAAGCCCGCCCGCCGGCCCAACCGGTCCGAGCGGAGCGGGTTGAGGAAGCGCAGGAGGCTTCGCACGGGCTTTGACCGCGGGGCACCTTCGTCGCCGGCACGCCCCGACCCATCACGTGAAGCGGGGCGACCGACAAGCAGAGCTCAGCCCGGGTGCCTGTACACACAGCAGCCGCTTGCTCGTCTGGATGGAGCTCGCGTTCCCTCGCCCCAACACACTCCAGAGGGTTCGGATCCAGATGACGGCAATTAGCTGGAGATATTTTCGGCTGCACACAGCCGTGGTCTGCAGCTGGCTCGAATTATCGCAGCCCCTAGCCGGTGAGGCAGGGTGCtctgacagaacccccccccccccccccccgcacacccCAGACAGCGTGCAGCAGCCCGGGGCGCTTGCTTTGGTCCTGGGGAAATGTGTGACCTCTTTTAAAAGGTGTAAGAGGTGCGGGGTCATTGGCATTTGGGGTGGACGGAGGATTATATCCTGGGCAGCACGCGAttttcacacagctgtgtgggaacaacaggaaataaattttttttttattaatcttttcttttaatttgtgCTTTACCACGTACATTTTAACTACTAATTTTTGTCAGACATCGGTGTTTTCTTCCTGCAtgacaaattaaatgaaaataagtgAAGCCTCAACTTCAGCATCTACCTATCTGGTTATCTGTACCAGTTTACTGTTGTGCGTATTTGTGAATTGTGCTGGAGAGAACATTGCCTGTTCAAAGCTCCCGTCTACGGTGTCTTACAGGCAGACTGGGAACCATTATGCTCACTGTTGTGGAGCCA contains:
- the LOC113568848 gene encoding uncharacterized protein LOC113568848, whose product is MADCQLPAGNEELSSSRATQLCEIKMRSRSVEGHFTRYFLNKSTVINEEGLKRETFGVRRPGKPHKIILLVGETGTGKSTLINAMVNHMLGVRCNDRMWCEITETKEKQTDSQTTAVTVYDVFADQSPFSLTVIDTPGYGSTAGIEEDLKVAETLHKLFGISDGVQKMDAVGLVVSSKSSRLTDRQLYIFDAVLSLFAKDVEQNIAVLITSVTNKPTNVIQAIKTSKIKCAETNGGKLVYFCFDNCHCEGFNAEYEDEMDEEEEADEFQKYEKIWRKNEKNMNNFFAFLNQTQTIDLVLTESVLKQRKQLTASISNLKDRINEKELKTNELEQTKLSLTLHKEKLDMKNFVYEVDEPYKIKVPINSGQWHMSKEATCCTVCEENCHYPGCWWVSDLSWCSVMKKGKCTVCTGKCDYSFHIKEAKIYKLKTRKVKRTHEHLKMKFDTEFIDIQSLIYKLEEKIKQVEAEKSRLVEECYQCVLTLEAIALTASAVSTLKHLDFLIEKVKEMGQMERVQKLEEIQRRGEEENRGMLGSIIKCWHS